A genome region from Archaeoglobus fulgidus DSM 4304 includes the following:
- a CDS encoding YunC family protein, protein MIEVEMLDVGGKKLLGLKVDLPNAPLLLLIHERLVVGCGYISVEAMEKVGNAACVVRGVRGFQDVSSAEIAELTSKAEELGVRRGMKVEEALEML, encoded by the coding sequence ATGATTGAGGTGGAAATGCTCGACGTGGGAGGTAAAAAGCTGCTCGGATTGAAGGTTGACCTGCCGAACGCACCTCTGCTGCTTTTAATCCACGAAAGGCTCGTTGTTGGCTGCGGTTATATAAGCGTGGAGGCGATGGAGAAGGTTGGCAATGCGGCATGCGTTGTGAGGGGAGTGAGGGGCTTTCAGGATGTGTCCTCTGCTGAGATTGCAGAGCTTACTTCAAAGGCCGAAGAACTTGGTGTAAGAAGGGGGATGAAGGTGGAAGAGGCTTTGGAGATGCTTTAG